In the Candidatus Saccharibacteria bacterium oral taxon 488 genome, one interval contains:
- a CDS encoding transketolase: MSELTIGRLEERARELRQLVIRQVAAAGSGHVAGPLGFADVMAVLYFQMLRLRPEEPDWSDRDLFVMSNGHYAPLLYAAMAMRGFLSESELMSLRQLGSRLQGHPERVKLPGLETTSGPLGCGLSQAAGMAYYLQHLQSSDRLVYCSLGDGELNEGNIWEAAMFAAKYKLGRLIAIIDRNTIQIGGSTEQVMPLDDLGEKWRSFGWQVQEIDGHDMARIIAAIEAAQAVREQPSIIIAHTIPGRGVDFMEGDYRWHGKAPNAEQAAAALAQLGLLAKKQPEEGMGV; this comes from the coding sequence ATGAGCGAACTCACGATTGGCCGGCTAGAAGAGAGGGCGCGAGAACTACGACAGCTGGTTATTCGTCAAGTAGCAGCCGCCGGCAGCGGTCATGTGGCGGGACCGCTGGGGTTTGCTGATGTGATGGCGGTGTTGTATTTTCAGATGCTTAGATTGCGGCCAGAAGAGCCGGATTGGTCTGATCGCGATCTGTTCGTCATGAGTAACGGCCATTATGCGCCACTGCTATACGCAGCGATGGCGATGCGCGGATTTTTATCGGAATCAGAGTTAATGAGTTTGCGGCAGTTGGGCTCGCGGCTACAAGGGCATCCGGAGCGAGTGAAATTACCAGGGCTAGAGACGACCAGTGGGCCGTTAGGCTGCGGTCTCAGCCAGGCTGCTGGCATGGCGTACTATCTGCAGCACTTACAGAGCTCAGATCGCCTTGTATATTGTAGTTTAGGTGACGGTGAACTTAATGAAGGCAATATTTGGGAGGCAGCGATGTTTGCAGCTAAGTATAAATTAGGTCGCCTAATCGCCATCATTGACCGTAATACTATTCAAATTGGCGGCAGTACTGAGCAGGTCATGCCGCTGGATGATTTGGGCGAGAAATGGCGCAGTTTCGGCTGGCAGGTGCAGGAAATTGACGGGCATGACATGGCGCGAATTATCGCGGCAATTGAAGCAGCACAGGCAGTGCGCGAGCAGCCGAGCATTATCATCGCGCATACGATACCCGGGCGCGGCGTTGATTTTATGGAGGGTGATTATCGGTGGCACGGCAAGGCGCCGAATGCTGAGCAGGCCGCCGCAGCGCTGGCACAATTGGGTTTACTGGCTAAGAAACAACCGGAAGAAGGGATGGGCGTATGA
- a CDS encoding RpiB/LacA/LacB family sugar-phosphate isomerase — MKIYLGSDHRGFALKEKVFAYLAKNGYVVEDVGGRELNPDDDFPQFAAAAALRVIGDGEDEPRAILICGGGQGMCMAANRFKGIRASVIWDAHEARMTRRDNNSNVLCLPARVLEDNEVAWKGIVETWLNTAYADAPRYNRRNAQLDEIV; from the coding sequence ATGAAGATTTATCTTGGCTCAGATCATCGAGGGTTTGCATTGAAAGAAAAAGTATTTGCGTATTTGGCAAAGAATGGTTACGTGGTCGAAGATGTCGGTGGTCGTGAGCTCAATCCTGATGACGACTTTCCGCAGTTTGCAGCAGCGGCAGCGCTGCGAGTGATTGGTGATGGCGAGGATGAGCCACGGGCAATTTTAATTTGCGGCGGCGGTCAAGGCATGTGCATGGCGGCGAATCGTTTTAAGGGGATCCGCGCCAGTGTGATTTGGGATGCACATGAAGCGAGGATGACACGGCGTGACAATAATTCGAATGTACTATGTCTGCCGGCTAGGGTTCTCGAGGATAACGAAGTTGCCTGGAAGGGCATTGTTGAAACGTGGCTCAATACTGCATACGCGGATGCCCCGCGGTATAATCGGCGCAATGCGCAACTGGATGAAATCGTATGA
- a CDS encoding DUF1524 domain-containing protein: MATGKIRRRQIMVLLVMAVVGAVVWAVQLQQPRVAPTSPSMQQQLFGDSNAQAELAKLEVKGRAPKTGYSRKQFSDGWGKMSGCSVREVILARDLTETKIDDKCRVLAGTLRDPYTGRTIKFQRGPETSSKVQIDHVVALSDAWQKGAQQLPREEREKLANDPLNLLAADGPANQAKGDGDAATWLPPNKPFRCQYIERQVAIKRKYRLWVTNAEKEAMGKVLASCGST, encoded by the coding sequence ATGGCAACGGGGAAAATAAGGCGTCGGCAAATCATGGTACTGCTTGTCATGGCGGTGGTGGGTGCAGTAGTGTGGGCGGTGCAGCTGCAGCAGCCGCGGGTTGCGCCGACTTCGCCGTCTATGCAGCAGCAATTGTTTGGTGATTCAAACGCTCAAGCGGAGTTAGCTAAACTAGAGGTTAAAGGTCGCGCACCTAAAACGGGCTACAGCCGCAAACAATTTAGTGATGGTTGGGGTAAAATGAGTGGCTGCTCGGTGCGTGAAGTAATTTTGGCGCGGGATCTAACGGAAACAAAAATTGACGATAAATGTCGCGTGCTGGCCGGGACACTACGTGACCCGTATACCGGCCGAACGATCAAGTTTCAGCGCGGGCCAGAGACCTCGTCGAAAGTACAAATCGATCACGTGGTGGCGTTGAGTGATGCGTGGCAGAAAGGTGCACAGCAACTACCACGTGAGGAACGAGAAAAATTGGCAAACGATCCGCTGAATTTGTTGGCTGCTGATGGTCCGGCCAACCAAGCCAAAGGCGATGGCGACGCCGCAACCTGGCTGCCTCCTAACAAACCGTTTCGCTGTCAGTACATTGAACGACAGGTAGCGATCAAGCGTAAATATCGTCTGTGGGTAACAAATGCAGAAAAAGAGGCGATGGGCAAGGTGTTGGCCAGCTGCGGCTCGACGTGA
- a CDS encoding ribonuclease HII — protein MILGIDEVGRGPWAGPLVVGAVILGGAEIEGLNDSKKLTKKRREVLDGVIREQAAAWALGWVSARELDDVGMSQALRLATRRAVKQIQLQCKANNVAFDEIIIDGTVNFLADTALEQYVTVMAKADGLIPGVSAASIIAKVARDQFMAEQDVVYPGYGFASNAGYGVAKHRTAIERLGVTPLHRLSFAPLQKYVGSMNSQNLHRKKSSALPNESPVGYPQKIIRDPRKVAQIFSEDITPVDFVGTEDVMQIDVPNTAPETEKLATTRQIGDRGEQVAADQLVADGHEIIARNWRTRYCEIDIVSIKDDVLYFSEVKYRKNSRYGDGLAAITNKKQRQMRFAAELFMIKHPQHEGRDMRMLAIAVDRDYNTECLVV, from the coding sequence ATGATTCTCGGCATTGATGAAGTTGGGCGCGGTCCGTGGGCTGGGCCATTGGTGGTGGGCGCAGTGATTTTGGGTGGTGCTGAGATTGAAGGGCTAAACGACAGTAAAAAATTGACTAAAAAACGCCGCGAGGTTTTAGATGGGGTGATTCGCGAGCAGGCGGCTGCCTGGGCGCTGGGCTGGGTGAGTGCCAGGGAATTGGACGACGTTGGCATGAGCCAGGCGTTGCGACTGGCAACGCGGCGGGCGGTCAAGCAAATTCAGTTGCAATGCAAAGCGAATAATGTGGCGTTTGATGAAATTATCATTGACGGGACGGTGAATTTCTTAGCGGATACGGCGCTAGAGCAATACGTGACAGTGATGGCCAAGGCCGATGGTTTGATCCCCGGTGTGTCGGCGGCATCGATTATCGCTAAAGTAGCGCGCGACCAGTTTATGGCCGAGCAAGACGTGGTCTATCCAGGGTATGGCTTCGCGTCAAATGCTGGCTATGGCGTGGCCAAGCACCGTACGGCAATTGAGCGGTTGGGCGTGACGCCGCTGCATCGGCTGAGTTTTGCACCGCTACAGAAGTATGTGGGTAGCATGAATTCACAGAATCTGCACCGAAAAAAGTCAAGTGCTCTACCGAATGAGTCGCCTGTCGGATATCCTCAGAAAATAATTCGGGACCCACGTAAAGTTGCCCAAATTTTTTCCGAGGATATCACTCCAGTCGATTTTGTAGGCACCGAAGATGTTATGCAAATCGATGTACCAAATACCGCTCCAGAAACGGAAAAATTAGCAACAACTCGCCAAATTGGGGATAGGGGTGAGCAAGTAGCAGCGGATCAGCTAGTGGCGGACGGACATGAGATCATTGCCCGCAACTGGCGGACACGGTACTGCGAGATTGACATCGTCAGCATAAAAGATGATGTGCTGTATTTCTCCGAAGTCAAATATCGCAAGAATTCCAGATATGGTGATGGCTTGGCGGCGATTACCAACAAAAAACAGCGACAAATGCGCTTTGCAGCTGAGCTATTTATGATAAAACATCCGCAACACGAGGGGCGTGATATGCGGATGTTAGCTATAGCTGTTGACAGGGATTACAACACCGAATGCCTAGTGGTGTAG
- a CDS encoding transketolase family protein: protein MSALRDDWRMGNTASMRLGFGHGLVHAALNNPQIVALSADLADSVGFGEFAEQIGAPRFIEVGVAEQNLVTVASGLAAMGNIPFAASYAAFSPGRNWEQIRTTICLNDQPVKLVGSHAGLNVGADGATHQMLEDIALMRSLPNMVVLAPGDAYEAEMMAAAMAADPRPNYVRLPRADMPLFLDGEAPIGQASVLRQGTDVALLGTGTMTYQLLMAAEQLAYAGVRAEVVHFNTIKPLDEAAVVAAAQKCGRVVTAEEGQITGGFGSAVAEVLSEKLPVKIKRIGVRDQFGESGSVAELWQKHGLDVEAVVRHVKDDLSFI, encoded by the coding sequence ATGAGCGCATTGCGGGACGATTGGCGCATGGGGAATACCGCGTCGATGCGGCTCGGTTTTGGCCATGGGTTAGTTCACGCGGCATTGAACAATCCCCAAATTGTGGCCTTAAGCGCTGACCTGGCAGATAGCGTCGGCTTTGGCGAATTTGCTGAGCAAATCGGTGCACCGCGGTTTATTGAGGTTGGTGTGGCAGAGCAAAATTTGGTAACAGTAGCGTCAGGGTTAGCAGCGATGGGTAATATCCCGTTTGCGGCCAGTTATGCGGCGTTCAGTCCAGGGCGTAATTGGGAGCAAATTCGGACGACGATTTGTCTGAATGATCAGCCGGTCAAGCTGGTCGGTTCACATGCCGGGCTGAATGTTGGTGCGGACGGTGCGACGCACCAAATGCTGGAGGACATCGCCCTGATGCGGAGTTTACCAAACATGGTAGTCTTGGCCCCGGGTGATGCCTACGAGGCCGAAATGATGGCAGCAGCGATGGCGGCTGATCCGCGACCAAACTATGTGCGATTGCCGCGAGCTGACATGCCGCTGTTTTTGGATGGCGAAGCGCCGATTGGCCAGGCGTCTGTACTGCGGCAGGGTACCGATGTGGCGTTACTCGGTACTGGCACGATGACGTATCAGCTGCTCATGGCGGCAGAACAATTGGCGTACGCCGGCGTTCGGGCAGAAGTCGTGCATTTTAACACTATCAAGCCGCTGGACGAAGCAGCGGTCGTTGCCGCCGCCCAAAAATGCGGCCGTGTGGTGACAGCAGAAGAAGGGCAAATCACCGGCGGATTTGGCAGTGCGGTGGCGGAAGTACTTAGTGAAAAATTGCCAGTCAAAATAAAGCGCATCGGCGTCCGCGACCAGTTCGGCGAAAGCGGCTCGGTAGCTGAATTATGGCAAAAGCATGGACTAGATGTTGAAGCAGTTGTCCGGCACGTAAAAGATGACCTGTCATTTATTTAG
- a CDS encoding aminopeptidase, with translation MKTVPRLLDTFIPHHYTLTLDLTHAEEKVFSGTVIISGESTNELISLHTKDLTIHSALIDDQPAEFSHDEFDELRLSRPDLSSGQRTVRVEFSGTITDAMHGLYPCYFTHDGVKKQLFATQFESHHAREVFPCVDEPAAKATYDVTLVTAPELTVLGNMPVAKSSKDDGVLTTTFATTPRMSSYLLAFVVGELHKKTARTKSGVEVNVWATPAQSEETLDFALDIATRSIDFYDEYFGVPYPLPKSDHVALPDFSSGAMENWGLITYRESCLLADPKLTPESSKRFIATVISHELSHQWFGNLVTMQWWNDLWLNESFANMMEYVAIDALHPEWRMWEEFATSEVTAALRRDSLDGVQPVQADVNHPDEISTLFDPAIVYAKGGRLLVMVRRLIGEEAFRAGLKSYFEKFAYQNTVGNDLWQELETASEQPIVDLMNTWISQPGLPIVQVEQDSSDRQPTATLRQERFFIGDHQPSDVLWPIPLFANQPLDDILTEREKTFTINSDVRLNCGLNGHFVTHYDSVMRDRLIEKAAELPTLDKICLLQDMTLLTRAGRESSAALLPLARVFQHETNEKVFSMAAGALAELRKFVDDNEAGRARLKQISAEFAHDTFMELGWDERSGESDDDRKRRTAALGLMLYGEDSVALTEAKRRFDETDPDDLPAEIRPLIINANVRQFETPEMIDKLFTIYQNTPSADLQVDIALSLTSTKNPATTEQILTAIKDTTIIRPQDASRWFIYLIRTRENRQIAWNWLKENWSWVKDTFGGDKSYDTFIRYAASALLTRDELNDFTEFTTPLRAEPALTRTIDLGIREIAGRVALIERDQAAVIDALDR, from the coding sequence ATGAAAACAGTTCCACGCCTACTCGACACCTTTATACCACATCATTACACATTAACTCTCGATCTGACGCACGCTGAAGAAAAAGTGTTTTCTGGCACGGTAATCATTTCTGGCGAGTCAACTAATGAATTAATTTCGCTACACACCAAAGACTTGACCATTCATTCAGCGTTAATTGACGATCAGCCAGCTGAGTTTTCCCATGATGAATTTGATGAGCTGCGCCTATCACGCCCAGATTTATCCAGCGGCCAGCGCACCGTTCGTGTTGAGTTTTCTGGCACTATCACCGACGCCATGCATGGACTGTATCCGTGCTACTTTACCCACGACGGCGTGAAAAAGCAATTGTTTGCCACCCAATTTGAATCGCACCATGCCCGCGAAGTCTTTCCGTGTGTTGATGAGCCAGCTGCCAAAGCCACCTATGACGTCACGCTTGTGACTGCTCCGGAACTAACCGTCCTAGGCAACATGCCCGTCGCCAAATCTTCTAAAGACGACGGCGTGCTAACAACCACCTTCGCCACCACACCACGGATGAGCAGCTACTTACTGGCTTTCGTTGTCGGCGAACTGCACAAGAAAACTGCCCGCACTAAATCTGGCGTCGAGGTAAATGTCTGGGCCACACCAGCTCAGAGCGAGGAGACCCTAGATTTTGCGCTAGATATCGCCACGCGCTCCATTGATTTTTACGATGAATATTTTGGCGTGCCATATCCGCTGCCAAAATCCGATCACGTAGCGCTGCCAGATTTCTCTTCGGGCGCCATGGAAAACTGGGGACTCATCACCTACCGCGAAAGTTGCCTGCTGGCTGATCCGAAATTAACGCCGGAATCGTCCAAACGCTTTATCGCCACCGTCATCTCTCACGAACTCAGCCACCAGTGGTTTGGTAATTTGGTGACCATGCAGTGGTGGAATGACCTGTGGCTGAACGAAAGTTTCGCTAACATGATGGAATACGTGGCGATCGACGCACTACACCCTGAGTGGCGGATGTGGGAGGAATTTGCGACAAGCGAGGTCACCGCGGCACTGCGGCGCGATAGCCTGGACGGTGTCCAGCCAGTGCAGGCCGACGTTAATCATCCGGATGAGATCAGCACGTTGTTTGACCCAGCAATTGTCTATGCAAAGGGCGGGCGTCTACTGGTGATGGTACGGCGGCTGATCGGCGAGGAGGCGTTTCGTGCAGGGCTGAAGTCATATTTTGAAAAATTTGCTTACCAAAACACTGTTGGTAATGATTTATGGCAGGAGCTAGAAACCGCCAGCGAACAGCCGATTGTTGACTTGATGAACACTTGGATTTCGCAGCCAGGTTTGCCGATTGTACAGGTCGAGCAAGATAGTTCTGATAGACAACCTACCGCCACCCTGCGCCAGGAACGCTTTTTCATCGGTGATCATCAGCCGTCCGACGTCCTGTGGCCGATTCCGCTGTTCGCCAATCAGCCGCTTGATGATATTCTGACCGAGCGCGAGAAAACATTTACGATAAATAGCGACGTTCGACTGAACTGCGGACTGAACGGACATTTCGTAACGCATTACGACTCAGTAATGCGAGACCGATTGATCGAAAAGGCGGCAGAATTACCGACATTAGATAAAATTTGCTTACTGCAAGACATGACGCTGCTAACACGGGCTGGACGAGAAAGTTCGGCGGCGCTGCTACCGCTGGCACGCGTTTTTCAGCACGAGACCAATGAGAAGGTTTTTAGTATGGCGGCCGGTGCGCTGGCGGAATTACGGAAATTTGTTGACGATAACGAAGCAGGACGTGCTCGGCTAAAGCAGATTTCTGCTGAATTTGCCCACGATACCTTCATGGAACTTGGCTGGGATGAACGGAGCGGCGAGTCTGATGATGATCGCAAGCGGCGCACGGCAGCGCTGGGTTTGATGTTATATGGTGAGGATTCAGTAGCGCTCACGGAGGCCAAACGACGTTTTGACGAAACCGACCCAGATGATTTACCAGCTGAGATTCGCCCGCTGATCATCAACGCCAATGTCAGACAGTTTGAGACGCCAGAAATGATTGACAAGCTTTTTACGATATATCAGAATACGCCGTCAGCCGACCTGCAGGTTGATATCGCACTAAGCTTGACCTCGACGAAGAATCCAGCAACTACCGAGCAAATTTTAACAGCGATCAAGGATACTACTATCATACGTCCACAAGATGCCAGCCGCTGGTTTATTTATCTGATCCGTACGCGGGAAAACCGGCAAATTGCTTGGAATTGGCTGAAAGAAAATTGGTCGTGGGTGAAAGATACCTTTGGCGGCGATAAAAGCTACGATACTTTTATCCGCTACGCCGCCAGCGCTCTGTTGACCCGTGATGAGCTAAACGATTTCACCGAATTTACCACGCCGCTGCGCGCCGAACCAGCCCTGACCCGCACCATTGATCTGGGCATCCGCGAAATCGCTGGCAGAGTAGCACTGATTGAGCGGGATCAGGCCGCGGTTATTGATGCTCTTGATAGGTAA
- a CDS encoding class II fructose-bisphosphate aldolase gives MGLTISDIRRNTTHARHLMQRTRAQHFAVGAFNIDNQETLIAVARAAQKLQSPVLVEVSDAEVKAMGLENVRDLVDNYKAEYGIEMYLNLDHGPTVEGCKRAIDAGYEFVHIDISQANHDASDEEIIAKTREVVEYAKFTGALVEAEPHYFWGSSNVHTEAIDYEEIKKTFSTPEGARDFVEATGIDTFAAAVGNLHGLYPVPKVLDLELLGRIREALYCQISLHGGSGTPLHYFKDAAKIGVSKININSDMRYAFRTTLEKTLRENPNEYAIVKLMPPVYAAVQEVVEAKIQAFGSAGKAVV, from the coding sequence ATGGGACTGACAATTTCTGACATTCGGCGCAATACCACGCATGCACGCCATTTGATGCAGCGGACACGGGCGCAGCACTTTGCGGTCGGTGCGTTTAATATTGATAATCAAGAAACGCTGATCGCGGTGGCGCGAGCGGCGCAGAAGCTCCAATCACCGGTGCTGGTCGAAGTGTCAGACGCTGAGGTGAAGGCTATGGGGCTGGAGAATGTGCGCGATTTAGTGGATAATTACAAGGCCGAATACGGCATCGAGATGTATTTGAACCTGGATCACGGGCCGACAGTGGAGGGCTGTAAACGGGCGATTGACGCGGGTTATGAGTTTGTACATATCGATATTTCTCAGGCAAATCATGATGCCTCGGACGAGGAGATTATTGCCAAAACCCGTGAGGTTGTCGAGTATGCCAAGTTCACCGGTGCGTTGGTGGAAGCCGAGCCGCATTATTTTTGGGGTTCGTCAAACGTCCACACCGAGGCGATTGACTATGAAGAAATTAAGAAAACTTTCTCTACGCCAGAAGGCGCGCGTGATTTCGTAGAGGCAACGGGAATTGACACCTTTGCGGCGGCAGTTGGTAATTTGCATGGGCTGTATCCGGTGCCGAAAGTGTTGGATTTGGAATTATTAGGACGCATCCGCGAGGCGCTGTACTGTCAGATTTCGCTTCATGGCGGATCAGGCACGCCGCTGCATTATTTTAAGGATGCGGCGAAAATTGGCGTTTCTAAGATTAATATCAATTCCGATATGCGTTACGCTTTCCGCACGACGCTGGAAAAGACCTTGCGTGAAAATCCGAACGAATACGCCATCGTCAAACTGATGCCACCGGTATATGCTGCTGTTCAGGAAGTAGTTGAGGCGAAAATTCAAGCCTTTGGCTCAGCCGGAAAGGCAGTGGTGTAG